ccacctttttttttttaaagagggtgGAGCGCAGAGcagggtcaaaccgcagcaacgagCCACaacgggctcagcccgggaccacagaaaaagtgggcccgaagtggagggctctatcccgggggaagggagggatcatctttccctgatcccgggccctgtgcgtcatgtggacgcacagggatgatcccggggttcgccccgtgataaagcccggtctagctaaggccttatactccaaccttggaaggataTACACCCACTACCTATTATTCAGTGCGCTGAAGATCTTGCTGTTCTTGCTACATTTGAACACATATCTTACAGTCAACAATTTCATCTGGTTGCTTATTTAGACATAGGGACTGCTTATATTAACATGTATATTTGAAGCAGAAGCGTCaaagcctttgttgttgttgtttggtttttgtttcgTAAATCAATGGTGTTGTAAACAGTGATTGTGACTgaacactactactactaataataataatttcttacccgtctctccctctggattgaggcagggagcaACATTGAATACATTGCTTTTATACATGTTTTTTCTTATGTTTCTGCTATCTCTCCtccctttttatttgtttttatataatTGAAGAGAGGTGGGGGACTTTGATTTCTCCACCATAGGGTTTGGGTCACCACTGATATGAGGAATGACTTAGCTGCCTGGGTCTCCTTTTTGGAacatttcaatgggatttcttTTTGGAGAAGAGATGTTTTTGGTCAAAGCCAAATTTCAGGTGCAGTTGGAGCCATCTGGGGCAGTCAACTTTGCCATCCTCTTCAGGGATCAACGGTGCACCAGGGTCTAACCTGACCACTGACTGACATTCAAGATCTGACATTTCTCAAGTTTCCCCCAATAGTAGTGTCTGTGTGGCTATAGGCCCAAAGCCTTGCGACAACAATCAGGCCATCATAGAAGTGATAAACACTTTATGTTCTCGTCATCCCAAGGTTACGCCTTTAGCAAGAGCCTTGGTAATGTGTTGCCTCTGCTTCAATGTCATTTTTCTTGCCCACCATGTTGCAAGCTGAAACAATGATATCAGCACTATGTTATTGCATAATCAGATGGATAAGTTCTCTATGCTTCCCCCCCTTGGGACAGTCCAAAGGCCATgccagaggcattgtgggaaattggaGAACTGAGGTGGAGCATGCCATGTTTCAATCCATCATCCCCCAAACCAGAGCCAAATATGTCAAGGCAGCTAAGGAACTCCATGAGTTCAGATCTCTAAAGAAATCACACCAGGATTGGCCAATTCCCATCCAATATCTCAATAGTGTAATGCCATGAAGTATCGATGCCTGTCTGTGTGCACCAAAGTAGgggctctaccattgagccataCCTCCTCCCTCCCTGAATAGAATATGTCAGTTCCACAAACTGAAAATAAGAATACTTCTTATtatatggacatcaggaaaaacttcctgactgttagagcagtacggcaatgcaaccaatgacctagggaggtcgtgggatctcccacactggaggcattcaagaggcagctggacaaccatctgtcagggaagctttagggtggattcctgcattgagcagggggttggactcaatggccttgtaggccctaaATACTAGCTGGGTATATCTCCAGGACTACCTGAAATACACTTATTTTGAAAGTCATTGCTCAGAAATCTTCTAACTTGTAGGAAAATGCAGTAGCAACAGATGAACAGTGAAAGACAAAAGATTTATATCATCCAAAGAGAAACCAGAACATTTCCACAATCATTAATAGTGAAGTATTACTGGGCCTCCAGTTTCCCATATACCATTTTGGAAAGAGATTCTTGCCTACAGTCTTATTTCATACTTAGATAAGTGCAAGTGCTATCTTGGATTCTTACTGCTCCAAAAATACctgttttctattttattgttttatctatCTTTGTTACGTTATGGAACATCCTATAGATATAAGCCCACGGTTTAAATCAAAAGCATTGAAATGAACAGTGATACAATtggaggaaggagaatggggtggaaagggagacactaatggtgcaatcctacgcatgtttagacaagaacaaaaatcctacaactaactcatgccccagccaacctgctgggtgttgtagaacttttttcctgtctaaacagcataggattgtgccctagctGTATTGAGATAAAAGGGGAGGTGTATGGGATACAgagaacttttatttatttaaaaagcaataaataagctCAACTGTTGTAATGAAATAATAGGTTGATGCAGAAGAGTAAAATACACAATTCAGAATCTTGCTTTAAGTCTACTGTGTGCATCCATCTTCTATAAATATTTACAAAGTATATCCTAGAAGCTTTAAGTCTGTTTCATGCATCCTTTATAAATCAATATTTAGTAGGCATAACCTAGAAGCCTTAAGAGTACCCATCACTGCTTTATTGTGTTACTGCATGCACAGTTACACAACAGAGTTAAATCGTAGGGGGTTGATGCCTAGgtcagtttgtttttaatctggtcacagGATATTGTTTGGCTATATCTGTGTCTGCTTCACTTGTATGTTTATACCTAAACTATTTTTACATTGTGcataataatactgtatttttaaggtttttaatctttataagccaccagagagctttggttattgggtggttattgggcagtatagagatgtaataaataaaagtgatatgaaagtcaACCCTATAAAAggttgagcttttctattgtattttatattatggttttatactgttgttttatactttgaatgtttttaatttttgtgaaccgcccagagagctctggctattgggcggtatagaaatgtaataagtaaataaataaataaataaatgaaatgaaaatgcacTCTCAGAAtataatatttattgcatttataattatataatacattataatatatgaatatattataaataattatatatatgttatgtatatttaaaatactaataaaattgtgtgtgagagagagaatggggggagaggggaatatATTTCAAATGTATATTTAAGACCCCCTTTTCCCCACACGTTGTACCTCGCCCATTTAATAACTGACCCCCTCAACAAGCGGGAGGGACTGCGCACGCGCGGAAGTACAAGCGCGCGCCTGTAGAACTCGGAGGCAGCGAACGAGCAGGACGCCGCATCTGAGCCGCTCCAAGCCACGCCCCCCTCCGCCCTCACTTCCGTGTacctcccctttctctttccccgcccaccccagcaCTTCCGCCTTGAGTCCCCTAGCAACGGAGGCCTGTGGTAGCGCCGCGGTTGTTAAGCCTTCTCCGCGCAGTCATGGTAAGGGAGGTTGGCGGTGGGGATGTCTCTGAAGTACCCCCGTCTTCTCCTCCCCCGTGGGATGGATGGAGAGACGGGTTCGGGGTTGTGATGGGGGAGATGGGGCGGCGGGACAAGCGGCAGCAGAAGCCCTGAAGTGGCCGCGGGATGCGGGTGCAGGGAAAAGGGGGGGACCGGCGACGGGGGCAGCGGAGGTGCCTCTGGAGATGGGGGGATTTAAGGGAGGGCAGGTGAGGGGAGGGAGGCTGCATGCCCCGGGGTGTGTGGCAGATCTAAGGACGGGGTTCAGACTGgttaacattagggtgaccctatgaaaaagaggacagggctcgtgtaccTTTATCAGtcgcatagagaagggaatttcagcaggtgtcatttgtatttatggagaacctggtgaaattccctcctcatcaccacagttaaagctgcaggagctatattagagagaccagatttaaaagagggcagggctcctgcagctttaactgttgtgatgaagagggaatttcaccaggttccccatatatacaaaggtagggtgaccctatgaaaaggaggacagggctcctgtatctttaacagttgcatagagaagggaatttcagcaggtgtcatttgtatttatggagaacctggtgaaattccctcctcatcaccacagttaaagctgcaggagctatattagagagaccagatttaaaagagggcagggctcctgcagctttaactgttgtgatgaagagggaatttcaccaggttccccatatatacaaaggtagggtgaccctatgaaaaggaggacagggctcctgtatctttaacagttgcatagagaagggaatttcagcaggtgtcatttgtatttatggagaacctggtgaaattccctcctcatcaccacagttaaagctgcaggagctatattagagagaccagatttaaaagagggcagggcacctgcagctttaactgctgtgatgaagagggaatttcaccaggttccccatatgtacaaatgacacctgctgaaatttccttttcaatacagctgttaaagatacaggagccctgtcctccttttcatagggtcaccttagttaACATCCCAGcatgcttactcgcgagtaaatcCTGTTGAGGTGAAAGGGGGGTTGCTCGAGGATGGGAATTAAGGCCcactgaacataatgggacttcaGGGAGTGGTGTACTGTTATAAGTTAACAGTGTGCTCCTATTGCATTTCCACTCAGCAGTGatccccattgacttcaatgggatcttccaggtaagtgtgtgcaggattgcagcctgagaagagtccctggttcaaatctcacctctgttATGaactcactggcctggttcagaccacacgctaaaccacgctgcttaaccacaaaatggttaatggaatgcattgaccttaatgcattcctttaaccattttgtggttaagcagtgtggtttagcatgttgtctgaaccaggccactcagTGGTACTTAAGCAAGCCAGTCAATCTCAGCCTTCTATCCCCATCTGAagtattgggttttttaaaaaaaaaatattttcattactGGTGTGTTGTAAGGTTTACACCTAAATaacatgtgcaaagtgctttcaaCACTTGCTGtgtaaatgctgctgctgctgctgttattatccAAAAGGCATGAGAACTTGGATAAAAAATGCTATCCCTATGACGACAAAACCCTCTAAAGGCAGCTGACAAGATAAAAGCAATACAACGATAAACATCAGATTGAAACATTACAACTAGATCGTGCAtgtaaagcactttgaacacttgaaagtgctTTGCAAATGCTAAGTAGTGTTATTAAGTAatagttattattgttgttattaaagTGTGTTgtcattcaaaaaaaaaattatgtcaCAATAAAACTGTTAGGACGTAATCCaggacttccttctgtctaaacatgcgtaggattgcacccttagtctctTAGGTGCCACCAAACTCCTTGCTGTATGTTGCCACAGACTAAATTAGCCCCTCTGAAGGATGATGATAATGTTGATATTTAGAACACCCCCAACCAATAACAAGGTGATGTGCATGAATAAACACTCCTGCAGTTTGAACCCTTGTAAGTTTATTCAGAAGCCTGTTAAATAAGCCTGAATAGGACTGGAGGGCAGCTTTACTCTGCAGTTGTGTGCATGTCTGCTCATAAGTTCAGTTGGGCTTATTCCCAGAACATAAGcgccatactgaatcagaccgagggtccacctagttcagcattctgtttacacagtggccaaccagcttcctgtgGGAAACCCGCAAGTAGGGGTTTTGCATTGGGGTTTTTGAGTCAGGAGGTAGTATATCACCATAATAAGTGGGTATAGAGATTGTAGACTCGGTTCATAAGGTGCTACAAAGACTCTTTGTTATATTTCCTCCACTAACATGATTCCTCTGATTTATTAATATAATCGAGACTGCTCACAATACCCAGGTGCTATACATAAATACACTACAGctaaatcctgtgcatgtttacttagagatAAGTCCTACTTTGTTCTGTgaaacttatttccaagtaagtgtacataaggattgcagctttagctgttgagaATATCatcatggtttttaaaaaaggatttagaTCTTCATCATTCAGCTTATAGCCCTTTCCGTTACCAAAACCTACCTGAATTCACATGCACCTCATTTTAAACTCCCTTCATCCAAGATGGAATTCTGCTATGTTTTTAGACCTGTTAAAATTCACCTctttttctttcagtctcacggtggtcttcctccctctcctccctcttttATACTTCCCCATTCTCTAAAGATGTTAGGCCTGAGGGTATGACCTGTTTTTATATCAGTAATGGATTTTCAAACAATTTATGGTCATAACATCAGCAGTGCTATGGCAGTTTTGAAACAACTCGTATAGCATATATCTGtttatttttgctctttttgctTTTGTTCCTTGAGTAAATTGCACAGATAAAGCTAAGGAGCTGAAAGAAAAGACCAAGCCATTAATGTCACTGCTGGGAGGTTCACTAACTAaccttaaaaaaaagtgggggggggagggatgttgAAGAACTGGGATGCAGTAGAGCAACAAAAGTAATGGAGATGGCTTGCAAGAGAGCCAAAATGCAAGTGAAGATGGCTGAGAGTTTTAGACATGTGCATTCATGATAGTTTCATGGGGAATTACTTGCCATTTTTGCAGAATTTTGAAAGCACCATTTAGATGGTAAACAAATTTCAGTCATTCCCCACCCTTTTAAGAAATCAAATGCAAGAGTAATAATGGATAAAGTGTAAGTGGAATAAGCCCACACAGAgaaggaggagtggttgttatccaaAGAATAAGGCTGCAGTCATTTGCACACTTAGGTGTAAGTGCTCCAGTGGATCTCAGAAgatattacttctgagtaaaaagagagagagagaagatcaaGTTGTGTAACTGCCCAAGTGTGATTTTGTATATATTTCCAGAGTATGTGGATGTATTAGAAGGGAGGTGAATGTAATGTACTTGATGGGGTGTAGGTTAGTGACCTGGCAGTGGCAATTATGATGGGATGCAGAGACACAAGGGTGCAGATTGTAGGGTTGTGTGAAGGACTAAGTAGTTTTTAAGTTATTGATGGCTTTGAATatgcttttgtttgctttttacgtAGTTTATACAATAGAATAATATAATTCAACAAATGGAAATGGCAGTGCCAAGAGGTGACCCCACTGTTACGGTATtctctccctgggaaaatctgccAAGCCCCTTCTTTCTCCATCTTTAAATGGGCTCTGTAGTTCTTTTTATCCTatgagttttattattattattgattttattgctCTGTTACTGATCcgtttaaatatttttatatttgccAATTgtaattgttgtttttgcttccttTGATTTGGAACCTCCCTTGAAGGGGGAGGCATATTTTTAAAGGctgggtataaatataataagccttttcaaaagaaaagaaaaaactcccGAGCTTTCACCATAAATTGTATAAGACATTTATAGTCAATACTACCACACTCCTATATAATGCACTGCACTAGCTCCTTTGGCAATTGACATTCAGCCCTGTAGATAGATGGTTATGAATTGAAACCATAAGAGCctatcacagtgtgtgtgtgttcttacaaTATGAACCTGATGTGTTATTTTTTTATAGGCCTGCTGTCTCCTATACATTACAATAAGGAGGGTTGTTTATGCTCCTAATATCTATGAGCAGTGTAATTTTTTGCAGCCAGAAGAGCAAACAGAAATTCTTTGCTGGCTCTGGTTAAGAGAAACAACAGCTTGAGTTTAGGATAAGCTGGATTTTACAAGACCAGTCAAGTTGATTCTTACTTACCTGTGAACACAAGTTCATACAACTCCCTTCTTGTGGGATGGCTGCGCCAAGGAGTGGGGATAGGAAGCAGGAAACCCCCACATACTAAGCACGATTGAtagaagggagtggggaggatgcaGCATGCAGTTGTCccaactcttttctttttaagggagTTTCCATCTTACCAGAAGTGCCCAAAGTGTGATCTTTATAATTCTTGTTCCATTAAGAGCATGTTCCTTCTGACTTCCCCATTCACATggggcacacacatacaccccacacAATGTCTTCATTGTGGTTCCAGAGTTCCAAATGTTGCTCTGCAGCAGGTCTCAAACCATTAGATAATCCTTAGAACTCTTGACCTGCTCTCCACAAGCGCTTCTTTGCTGCTGTTCAGTGCCAAGCTGCACATTCTGGAGCTAGAGACCAAGGCCTGTAAAAAGAGATGCATGAGTTGTTGTTATACAGGCTAGCGTTCAGGGTTTTTTCCTTCACTGACTGTGTTTCTTTTACAGGCCGAAGTAGAGGAAACTTTAAAGAGGATTCAAGGCCATAAAGGAGTTATTGGAACTATTGTTGTAAATGCAGAAGGTAAATATCTACCTTTACGTATTCCATGAAATACACCTCTGCGCTTTTTACGAACAGATGCATTTAGAATTTTTGTATTATAtcttccatctcctttaaaaataaaagaaggtaAAATCAAGGGGAACTGTTAAGTCTTCTAAGCATTGTTAAGGAATCTGCCTGCTGGACAAGTTAAGCTGGAAACTAGTAATGCAAATCAAAAAACATAAGTGTACGTAATATACAATTTAACAATTATGTCACATTTATGTTACCTTGGGAAACCTCTGTTCTGTAATAGAAAACCAACTTCAAATCATGGTATAACAACTGGTaatttaaggagcaatcctatgtcccctaggcTGGGGGGATATAGGACTGTTCAGTTTCCTGGTTCCAAGTTCAAAGACACGACTCGAAGCCAGAAAACCGCACTCCCCAccgctccctctcccccttaTATCTGATGCAGAGAGAACCACGTTGGCCAACTCCCCTCATTCAGTAAATGGAATGCAGAGACAGGGAAATGAGGcattccttggggtgggggggcagagcaGCTCACTAATGCCTTTTCCTATTGTTGCATCAGcattttctccacccacccaccccaaagaccgctaaatgggcaaaatcacccatctagctaaaatgcagcgTGGAAGGCACAAGGCACCTTCCACTCtgcattgattatttatttatttattttattacatttatataccgccccccagccgaacctctctgggcggtttacaacaattacacATAAGTCTCTGGGTTCGAAGGCTTATGTGTACCCAGGGCATATACCCTTAGACCCCCTCTAGCATGCAGAGTGTTTTAcaacttttattctgtttgccTCCCCAATAATGATGCTTCTAGTCAACGTAGACAATACCAGATTGGATGGAATaatgatctgacttggtataaagcaactTTGTATGTTATGTTCCAGAAACTATTGGGTTAAATATGAAAACATGAATGGGTTTTTCCCAAGACCTACCTAATGTCAAGACTTAACAATCATCGAATTCCGGCATCttcattcttttttgttttgttttgccatctTGTTTTCAAATATTTTGCAGCTGTGATGGAAGGACACTTACTTCAAGAAATAAAACCTGTAGTTAATTGAATTCTAATACTGTAGGCTGTGGATGGGCAGAACGTATATCTTGTGGTGATTTGCggaattgcttatttatttattttatccaccCAATATTAAACGTTCGCTGGGTGGATTAcaaagctaaaagaataaaaacacaatacagaaaataataataaacagcacaagaaattaaaatgtaattgaaAACATATGGAAAAAGCTGACATTTTAAATCTAAAATCCCTGACAGAACATGATTATCTTtgtctggtgccaaaaagataacaatgtattTGCCAGGTGACCTtccttggggagggcattccttaGACAGGATGCCAAAACTGAGAACTGCCCACCATCCTTTGGAGTGGCCGGGGtctttttgccatctttgggatggcgccaTTTCACCAGGAAAGCTGGAAGGAATGGCAGATTGTATCACTGATCTGGACAGATGGATTCCAACTTACacttaaaacattttcaaagataTTTAAAGAATAATGTGGCCTTCTTTTCAGTTAAAACCTTTTGTTAAAAGTTGCATGAAACGTTGCAGCAGcaatgtttttgtttatttatttatttggtaatgGGGGGGAGAACAGCAAAGGTTTCCAACTCCTAAaagtttaacaacagcaacagcaaaaaaaaatctctctttttCCACTTTCTAATTTAGGCTGCTGAAATTATGGAAGTTTTTTACAGGGTGGGTACCAGAAATAGGTTTGGGTGTGAAATGACTGTGTACTGGGTTCTGGTACTGAAATCCTTTGCCAGAGCATGTGCTTAGAGTCATTCTGTCCCTAAATTCTAAGTCTATGTCGGCCCTGTGCCTCTCAAGCGTCTATTTTGCACCTTGCTCTGATTAGAAGATcttatttgtttgcttattacatttgaatcctgcctttccaccaaggtgGCCAACGGTGCTCAAGGTGACTTTGGGGGTTtagtttaaaaaatgaagtagatCCACAAacttgaagtctgcccacccttgcCAATCCTTCAATTTTTAGCCAATCCTTTTTAGCTGGGagttgtccccccacccacctccacccacatCCCTTTCTCTAAGCATAAAATGCTGCTGAGGTCCTATCAAAAGTACCTAAAGGGTAAAACAAATTCCAGAGGCAATTGCGTAACAGAGGGGTCTTGAACTAAAATAGCTTGCAGTTGGGTTAATTTTAGCAATGGATGTGGTCTGTTGCACCTGGCAGACTCATATGTTTAAGCTGAAACCTTGCCCAGATTGATGCTGTCCTTCACCCTTGCAGAAATCCtgatttaaaatgaatttaaagTTTGAGGTCAAAGCTTAGGGCCGGTTTCTTTTAATCTGCAGAAGTGGCCAATGCGAACAGATTActttttagtgtgtgttttttggtcAGACATCTCTCTTTCGTTTGATAtttcacaaagagtcggaagcgactgaacgaataaacaacaactttaTGCTGAACGTGTGAGGCCCCGACCTTATCTTCAGGTTCATATATGCTACACAGTAAGGAAGCCTTTGCCGTTTTAACACCCTGAATAGAATTCTGTCCTAAAATCAGAGGCAAACCTCCCATTTACTTAACAGAAGCTGGGCTTTCACCCAATATATGATTATTGTAATGATCTCTAATACTGAAGTGCCTGAGCCACTTTATCCTTTTTGGAGCTACTTGTCCAATTGTCCACAATACTAAAATTTCCTGAGGGAGAGATTATGAGGCAGGGTTCTCTTGCCCATCCCAACACTAGATTTTACCTACTTCTGCTTTAGCATCTGGTACAGACACCTGGAGGCTGGTTACCAGGTGAAATGGATAGCGATGAAGTGTTTAGAAAGTTTTGAGAGGGAGTTGACCCAATAAATCTTGATTTCAGGCTGAGAAAATCTAGGATTGTAACGTTATTCTTCCACAAGTTGCTTAACAGGGCAAACCTATGATCCCTGCGAGAgcatcccaaggaccataggatattTCGGATTCTCTGTCCCAAGGCCATAGACATTCTGACAAACTTGGGAGGGGGAATATGACATCgaagccctcccccacccccttgcagcaTTCGCAGAAAGAAACATAGCGGCCGCTTGGACTACCTTGAAGAGATTGAAAAGGGAGTGTTTGgtggaaaaagaagagaaagcaagggAGGGAAGAGGGTGGGATCCGAAGAGTCCTATAGCCTCTCTGTTGCCCAGCCCATGACCATCCAGCTGGTTTTTTGAGGATGAATGGGAGACGAAATTGCTTGCATGCTCCTTTCTCTCTGGTGGCAACAGCCTAGCAGGGCATAGGTTTTTCAGAAACTTCCGTTCTTCAAGGCTTCCATCGCATGGGCAACAATTTCATAAGACTGTGccttaaatctcattgaaatgCACGGGATTTAAGTTGCCTAAGTGACGAGTTACAAGCAGTTTCTGGATTTTTCTCTAATGCAATGGTTTTGAAGCTTTCCTGTCTTCAGGTTTTccacattgttgttattattattattattatttatttatttatatagcaccatcagtgtacatggtgctgtacagagtaaaacagtaaatagcaagaccctgccgcataggcttacaatctaataattgcCATGTGTGCTGAATTATGCATTGTGTATCTGCCATGGAATCCTTAGGAATCCTTTCTGAGAATACGTTATAGGGTGCACAGCCAGCTTACAGTATTTGCTGCTGCTAACTATGTAAATTATGAAATGGGAGACTAGGAGGGACGTTTGGGGAGAGGACATGGCTCAGTGGAACAGCGCATGCTTGACGCTTAGGATGTCTCGAGTTCAGTGCCCAACATATCCAGTTGAAACCTGGTAGCAGGGATAGGAAAGGTCTTCACCCTGAACTGTGGAGAACTCTTGTCAGTTGGAATAGACAGTACTAGGCTAGGTGAACCTAAAGTCCGACTTGGTTGACAGCAGCCTCATATAGTAGTGTATAGCTTCATTTTAGCTTCGTTACTGTGTCTTTGCCTTTGCTTGTAGTAGGCAGTCATCCAAGTCTTCTTGTGTAGAAAGCTGTTAGGTAACTATGAGGTGTGGAAGGGCCTTAAATAATCAAGAATGGTGTGGGACGTTGCTCTCCATCCAGCTCAGCACCAGGGCACTCATCTGAAAGCAGTTGGAAAAGATCCAGTAGAAGACCTACAGGGATCCCTTCCACACCCAGGAGAGGTTAGGATGTGCTcattgtttagtttttttttctgttttatgtcATCAAAATCCTTAAAACGTTTAATTTTGACTTACCCTGTGAAATCCTAAATCAGCAGACTACTTCATTTTCAGGCATCCCAATCAGAACAACTCTCGACAACTCCACTACGGTGCAATATGCAGGTCTCCTTCATCAGCTCACAATGAAGGCAAAGAGCACAGTGAGAGACATCGATCCCCAGAATGATCTAACCTTTCTCAGGATTAGATCAAAGAAACATGAAATCATGGTTGCCCCAGGTAATAACTTTTGTCTTCTGAGGTAGGGTGGGGAGTACTGTTACCACTACTCCTTTCTCCAAGGCTGCTACTAAATGTTTGTCTAAAAGTATTTCTGTTAGGAAGATGAATGCATCCATTTCAGATCCTTTGATTGCTTAAATACAGAGGACATAgcctggtttgttgttggattgtggaTTATTCCCAGTTGTAACTGTGGGTTATTCACCGTCAACAATCCATGAtgtgttagcacagctgggttcaaacaacacgaaatcatattgtgtgaaccaagtcataGTAACTTTAACAAATGATAGTCACAACGATTTACTGTTGGCAGTAAATTTCATTCAGTCAGCCGAATGTGGGCCAGATTTTCTTTCAGATTTTAGCACTTAACGTTTCTAAATCTAGATGGTATCTGATAAGCAACTTATGATTACTTCACAATTTTGAAATACtttgtgttgtctgcaagcagAGCTGGGGGGTGTTATTATTATCAAGGTAAATGAATCGCTTGTAAATAGCtgcat
The sequence above is drawn from the Elgaria multicarinata webbii isolate HBS135686 ecotype San Diego chromosome 14, rElgMul1.1.pri, whole genome shotgun sequence genome and encodes:
- the DYNLRB2 gene encoding dynein light chain roadblock-type 2; the protein is MAEVEETLKRIQGHKGVIGTIVVNAEGIPIRTTLDNSTTVQYAGLLHQLTMKAKSTVRDIDPQNDLTFLRIRSKKHEIMVAPDKEYLLIVIQNPCE